A window of Microcystis aeruginosa FD4 contains these coding sequences:
- a CDS encoding Ycf66 family protein has protein sequence MVNFGLNSASILGIFLAVAGAGLYFLRSVRPELSRDHDIFFAAVGLLCGLILLFQGWRLDPILQFGQFLLTGAAVFFAFETVKLRGLTTEQARRGTSFVDERPVSREYRAELEPLDTYEPEERYEDNPRLRGYDDPRSSRTSSYQDEEPRSTRTRRPADTSSRKTSNRRPRNSSPTSDRDVYDQRRSGDDWEETSPRPRPRPASEETSSKPPRTSQKRRPRPIIADDPPFKGEYVDYQPIEPSDTSDREDWERPDNSERESSNDHPTRFDY, from the coding sequence ATGGTCAATTTTGGGCTGAATTCGGCCAGTATCTTGGGAATTTTTCTGGCAGTGGCCGGAGCCGGGTTATACTTCCTGCGCTCGGTGCGGCCGGAACTTTCTAGGGATCATGATATATTTTTTGCCGCCGTCGGGTTACTGTGCGGTTTAATTCTACTTTTTCAAGGGTGGCGACTGGATCCGATTTTGCAATTCGGACAATTTTTGCTGACTGGGGCAGCGGTGTTTTTTGCCTTCGAGACGGTAAAATTGCGGGGTTTAACCACGGAACAGGCCCGCCGCGGCACGTCTTTTGTGGATGAACGTCCTGTGAGTCGGGAATATCGGGCCGAATTAGAACCCCTCGACACCTACGAACCAGAGGAACGTTACGAAGATAATCCCCGTTTACGCGGTTACGATGATCCCCGCTCTTCCCGTACTTCTAGTTATCAGGACGAGGAACCCCGCAGCACCCGCACCCGTCGGCCGGCCGATACTAGCAGTCGCAAAACCAGTAATCGTCGTCCCCGCAATAGTTCCCCCACTAGCGATCGAGATGTTTATGATCAGCGCCGTAGCGGTGATGATTGGGAAGAAACCAGTCCCCGTCCCCGTCCTCGTCCCGCTAGTGAAGAGACGAGCAGTAAACCGCCCCGCACTAGCCAAAAACGTCGTCCTCGCCCAATAATTGCCGACGATCCGCCATTTAAAGGGGAATACGTCGATTATCAACCGATCGAGCCTAGCGATACGAGCGATCGAGAAGATTGGGAGAGACCGGATAATAGTGAACGGGAGTCGAGTAATGATCATCCGACTAGGTTTGATTATTAA